One Saccharomyces kudriavzevii IFO 1802 strain IFO1802 genome assembly, chromosome: 7 DNA segment encodes these proteins:
- the AIM14 gene encoding putative metalloreductase (similar to Saccharomyces cerevisiae AIM14 (YGL160W); ancestral locus Anc_1.379) → MNIRESSLITFVKRHSETHFANIKYGYYVLVISLAYLVILALLRAFGTGTPARSASPIKNKIAYRFYNIDPAVHLGMLFFALLIPFYFHYSLTTQTAVYLKRLGRLSYALVPLNLFLTLRPNWVLRKNCAYVDFIPLHKWFSRLITVIGLLHGVFFIIKWAMDDTVSLKQKLILKTFNFVGFIISILIVFLLICSIGPMRRYNYNLFYIVHNLVNLAFIFLVPIHSRPGVKFPFLLLNSLLLLVHIINRVMSARPQMILSKNSNYSKTNLVHVKFPRAALPNYFEPGSHIRISPYRRINPLYWLLPSHPYTVASLAEDDSINLIIKETSTAEQGSKLEALRSNTKSFHLEQEKNYTIISCYPPSIPEKCFPQGTNIAVVCGGSGVSFGLPIFRHFFNKENVKYLKMIWLIKHYSEYELILDYLKANGINFEKKVPDNKKFSVFISGNCEVQTRQNEATNIEDENSEYEMGSFTNEDEDLSISNLNSENAYSNDNTSDTSHSPTLENRNLIEVKSKRTFTLLNELKDFQNESTEADEDETWLFSCGPPSLLQLTKEYCQNEKINFVSETYGL, encoded by the coding sequence ATGAATATAAGAGAGTCATCTCTCATTACTTTCGTCAAGAGACACTCCGAGACACATTTTGCCAATATAAAGTACGGTTACTATGTGTTGGTAATATCGCTGGCTTATCTCGTTATATTGGCTCTTCTAAGAGCGTTCGGAACAGGAACGCCAGCCAGGTCAGCATCACCGATCAAAAATAAGATAGCTTACCGGTTTTATAACATAGATCCCGCAGTTCACTTGGGTATGCTGTTTTTTGCACTTTTAATTCCCTTTTATTTCCATTATTCCCTAACCACGCAAACTGCAGtgtatttgaaaagattagGAAGATTGAGCTATGCTTTGGTTCCGTTGAATTTATTCCTTACTTTGAGACCTAATTGGGTACTCAGGAAAAATTGCGCCTACGTTGACTTTATACCGCTCCATAAGTGGTTTTCACGTCTTATCACAGTGATTGGCCTCCTCCAtggtgttttttttattatcaaaTGGGCCATGGACGATACTGTTTCCCTGAAGCagaaattgattttgaaaactttcaaCTTTGTGGGGTTTATAATATCGATCTTGATAGTTTTTCTGCTTATTTGTTCGATTGGACCTATGAGAAGATACAACTACAACCTGTTTTATATTGTGCACAACCTGGTGAACCTAGCGtttatctttcttgttcCCATACATTCGAGACCAGGAGTTAAGTTCCCATTTCTTCTGCTGAACTCTCTTCTATTACTTGTTCACATCATTAATAGAGTGATGTCTGCAAGACCGCAAATGATTTTGAGCAAGAattcaaattattcaaaaacaaatttaGTGCACGTAAAATTTCCGAGAGCCGCCCTTCCAAATTACTTTGAACCAGGTTCCCATATCAGAATAAGCCCCTACAGGAGAATTAATCCGCTTTACTGGCTATTACCGTCGCATCCATATACGGTTGCGTCTTTAGCAGAGGACGATTCGATTAATCTTATTATAAAGGAGACTTCAACAGCTGAGCAAGGTAGCAAACTCGAGGCGCTTCGTAGCAATACaaaatcttttcatttggagcaagaaaaaaactacaCGATAATCAGTTGTTATCCTCCTTCTATACCTGAAAAATGTTTCCCCCAAGGTACGAACATAGCCGTAGTGTGCGGTGGGTCTGGTGTATCTTTTGGCTTACCAATATTCaggcatttttttaacaAGGAAAATGTAAAGTacttgaaaatgatttggCTGATAAAGCATTATTCTGAATATGAACTTATTTTGGATTACCTAAAGGCAAACGGtataaattttgaaaaaaaagttccCGATAATAAGAAGTTTTCAGTATTCATTAGTGGAAACTGCGAGGTGCAAACACGTCAAAACGAAGCTACTAATATCGAAGATGAGAATTCAGAATATGAAATGGGGTCTTTCAccaatgaagatgaagaccTCTCAATTTCTAATCTCAACTCAGAAAATGCCTACAGTAATGATAATACATCAGACACAAGTCACAGTCCGACGTTAGAGAACAGAAACTTGATCGAGGTAAAATCTAAGCGTACTTTCACTCTTTTGAACGAATTAAAGGATTTTCAGAATGAAAGCACAGAGGCGGATGAGGATGAAACATGGCTGTTTTCATGTGGTCCTCCATCGTTACTGCAGCTGACTAAGGAATATTG